The following coding sequences lie in one Haematobia irritans isolate KBUSLIRL chromosome 3, ASM5000362v1, whole genome shotgun sequence genomic window:
- the LOC142229628 gene encoding uncharacterized protein LOC142229628, which produces MENIAKMASTLPDFEDDVPMSDEEREIDPTIAPLADVSTISTTADPATLADLSTNKNPLTTAPGVPPGELSVASPPLSAPVRKNQGSNIQRGRRECVICKAKHHLRDCKEFRAMRIERRLRTVALHKCCGNCLDATHFVRDCPSLHRCKHCNGDHHTMLHNHAKNSADRSRPATKSAPRQKSGVPPKPGRSSIRPHITSDPSVRSYQPSTSSAPRPVMAIQPVATLGPTMVIQLELNDRRVPVRALLDPCAGLSLICRSLAEELRLSPVAVGPEVFCQVSVASSHDPSQRLGVSARIVDLTHLTSPSESVNPALKDHFAGLQLADPHFYQASHVAIVLGPEVYHKIMRPQTYSSPGFPWAQLTMFGWVISGPCNI; this is translated from the coding sequence aTGGAAAACATAGCAAAGATGGCCTCTACCCTTCCTGATTTTGAGGACGACGTCCCCATGTCTGATGAGGAACGGGAAATCGATCCAACCATCGCACCTCTGGCCGATGTATCCACCATCAGCACGACTGCTGATCCTGCCACTCTGGCCGACCTTTCCACCAATAAAAATCCGTTGACGACGGCTCCTGGAGTTCCTCCAGGAGAATTATCTGTGGCTTCGCCACCCCTTTCGGCACCAGTTCGAAAGAACCAGGGTTCGAATATTCAACGTGGCAGAAGAGAATGTGTCATATGCAAGGCAAAGCATCACTTACGTGATTGCAAAGAGTTCAGGGCGATGCGCATTGAACGAAGGCTGCGTACCGTAGCGCTTCATAAATGTTGTGGTAATTGCCTTGACGCCACACACTTTGTTCGTGACTGTCCCAGTCTACACAGGTGTAAGCACTGTAACGGTGACCATCACACCATGCTGCATAATCATGCAAAGAATAGCGCTGATCGGTCCCGCCCTGCTACAAAGTCTGCTCCCAGACAAAAATCCGGAGTTCCTCCAAAACCTGGTAGATCCTCTATTCGTCCGCATATTACGTCTGACCCTTCTGTCCGATCTTATCAGCCGTCAACTTCATCAGCTCCCCGACCCGTAATGGCGATTCAGCCCGTTGCTACGCTCGGGCCGACAATGGTCATTCAGCTAGAGTTGAATGATCGGCGAGTTCCTGTCCGGGCGCTTTTGGACCCTTGCGCAggtcttagtttaatttgtcgGTCATTGGCCGAGGAACTTCGGCTAAGTCCTGTAGCAGTGGGTCCAGAAGTGTTCTGTCAGGTCTCAGTCGCATCATCACATGACCCATCGCAACGATTAGGGGTATCGGCAAGAATTGTGGATTTGACCCACCTAACTTCTCCTTCGGAGTCCGTGAATCCTGCCCTAAAGGATCACTTTGCCGGGCTACAGTTAGCTGACCCGCATTTTTATCAAGCTTCACATGTAGCGATTGTCCTTGGTCCAGAGGTCTACCACAAAATAATGAGGCCACAAACATATTCTAGCCCGGGTTTCCCATGGGCCCAACTCACAATGTTTGGGTGGGTTATTTCGGGTCCATGCAACATATAA